In the Leptolyngbya sp. SIO1E4 genome, one interval contains:
- the hpxO gene encoding FAD-dependent urate hydroxylase HpxO yields the protein MYHLKAIIIGAGIGGLTTGIALQQAGYTVEIYDKTREIRPAGAGISLWSNGVKVLNRLGLGDRLAAIGGTMNRMEYRSHTDKVLSQIDLRPLIQQVGQRPYPVSRTELQQMLLTAAGADQVTLGQRCVGVEATDTGITAIFEDGHRATGDVLVGADGIRSTVRQYVLGHDIDPRYAHYVNWNGLVDAAPDLCDPDNWILYVGQAKRASMMPVGGDRFYFFFGAPMEKGTTVEPAYRRDELTQLFEGWPQPVQTLIQRLDPLTTNRLEIHDIDPPERLVRGRAVLLGDAGHATTPTLGQGGCQAIEDAEVLTRYLVTTNISVPDALQRYEAERKERTASLVLKARKRTDTIYGKDLEATHQWYEQLQQEPPDAVTNALAKVILGGPMC from the coding sequence CGACAGGCATTGCCCTACAGCAGGCAGGCTACACGGTCGAAATCTATGACAAAACCCGGGAAATTCGCCCTGCCGGAGCCGGGATTTCCCTCTGGTCGAATGGGGTGAAGGTGTTGAATCGCCTAGGGCTAGGCGATCGCCTGGCGGCCATTGGCGGCACCATGAACCGAATGGAGTATCGCAGCCATACCGATAAGGTGCTGAGCCAGATTGATTTAAGACCCCTGATTCAACAGGTGGGGCAACGGCCCTATCCCGTTTCCCGGACTGAGCTGCAGCAGATGCTTTTAACCGCGGCGGGGGCCGATCAGGTCACCTTGGGCCAGCGCTGTGTTGGGGTAGAAGCCACTGACACAGGCATCACCGCCATTTTTGAGGACGGGCACCGGGCCACAGGGGATGTGCTGGTCGGGGCAGACGGCATCCGCTCTACCGTGCGGCAATATGTGCTGGGCCACGATATCGACCCCCGCTATGCCCACTACGTTAACTGGAACGGGCTGGTGGATGCTGCCCCAGACCTGTGTGACCCTGACAACTGGATACTCTATGTGGGGCAGGCCAAACGGGCCTCCATGATGCCGGTGGGGGGCGATCGCTTTTATTTTTTCTTTGGTGCCCCTATGGAAAAAGGGACAACTGTGGAGCCCGCCTATCGCCGGGATGAACTGACCCAGCTTTTTGAAGGCTGGCCTCAGCCCGTGCAAACGTTGATTCAGAGGCTCGATCCTTTAACCACAAATCGTCTGGAGATCCACGATATTGATCCTCCCGAGCGGCTGGTACGGGGGAGGGCTGTGCTGCTGGGGGATGCTGGCCATGCCACTACCCCGACCCTGGGGCAGGGGGGCTGCCAGGCCATTGAAGATGCCGAAGTGCTGACCCGCTATTTGGTCACTACAAATATCAGCGTGCCCGACGCCCTGCAGCGCTACGAGGCCGAACGTAAAGAACGGACAGCATCTTTAGTGCTGAAAGCCCGCAAGCGCACAGATACAATCTATGGAAAGGATCTTGAGGCCACCCATCAGTGGTATGAACAACTGCAGCAGGAACCCCCTGACGCGGTCACCAATGCCCTGGCCAAGGTGATTCTGGGAGGGCCCATGTGCTGA
- the uraH gene encoding hydroxyisourate hydrolase, with amino-acid sequence MAGKLTTHVLDTAHGCPAAGMEVALWSIDSDSQGRSLLKMVQTNADGRIDAPLLVDDELQVGRYELVFEVGQYFIQKGGTLPQPLFLDQVPLRFGIADAAAHYHVPLLVSPWSYSTYRGS; translated from the coding sequence ATGGCTGGAAAATTGACAACCCACGTGCTGGATACTGCCCACGGCTGCCCTGCCGCTGGGATGGAAGTTGCCCTCTGGTCGATTGACTCTGATTCCCAAGGGAGAAGCCTGCTAAAAATGGTACAAACCAATGCCGATGGGCGTATCGATGCCCCTCTGCTGGTGGATGATGAGTTGCAGGTGGGCCGCTATGAACTGGTTTTTGAGGTGGGGCAGTACTTTATCCAAAAGGGCGGTACGCTGCCTCAACCCCTGTTTCTTGACCAGGTTCCCCTGCGTTTTGGTATTGCAGATGCTGCCGCTCATTACCACGTGCCGCTGCTGGTATCTCCCTGGTCCTATAGCACCTATCGGGGCAGTTGA
- the uraD gene encoding 2-oxo-4-hydroxy-4-carboxy-5-ureidoimidazoline decarboxylase has translation MGQYSLDSLNQMDQATFTAALGAVFEHTPAIAQQSWPQRPFSSVEALHQVMVTVMRSLPLDGQRNLIAAHPDLGSRAKMTAASVQEQFSAGLDQLTPEEYDQFQHLNQAYRDRFQFPFIIAVKAHTKTSILAAFRQRLTHDEATEQETALAEIAKIARFRLDQLIDLA, from the coding sequence ATGGGCCAATATTCCTTAGACAGTCTCAACCAGATGGATCAGGCCACCTTCACTGCAGCCTTGGGCGCGGTGTTTGAACATACCCCAGCGATCGCCCAGCAAAGCTGGCCCCAGCGTCCGTTTTCATCGGTAGAGGCCCTGCACCAGGTCATGGTAACGGTGATGCGATCGCTCCCCCTCGATGGGCAGCGAAATCTGATCGCAGCCCATCCTGATCTGGGGAGTCGGGCCAAAATGACGGCGGCGTCTGTCCAAGAGCAATTTAGTGCGGGGCTAGATCAGCTCACCCCTGAAGAATATGACCAGTTTCAGCACCTTAACCAGGCGTATCGAGATCGGTTTCAGTTTCCCTTCATCATTGCGGTGAAAGCCCACACGAAAACGTCAATTCTGGCAGCGTTTCGCCAGCGCTTAACCCACGATGAGGCCACTGAACAAGAAACAGCCCTGGCTGAGATCGCTAAAATCGCCCGCTTCCGCCTTGATCAACTCATCGACTTAGCGTGA
- a CDS encoding CHASE2 domain-containing protein: MICPPDTVMIGTRLLERYRLLRPLGEGGFAKTYLAEDCQRGNEYCVIKHLTPAHRSPQFLATARRLFEAEAAALRRLGTHDCIPELIDAFEAEGEFYLVQAYIHGEPLSEVFQHQLLSEAQMIELLEAVLPILAFIHKQQVIHRDIKPSNLMRRHDDGRLMLIDFGAVKEITTQVNTAGADQFTVSIGTQGYAPPEQLAGRPRYSSDLYALGMTVIRGLTGRSPTELPENPTTGELLWHLEAPETSPELTVFLQRLTHVSIYQRYASAEAALQDLQHLDTLTSLPDFDFPETTLNPEPPRRPWLGAVIAPLVMAAIVLLIRQMGGWMPLELLIHDRWVQHQPPLEQDDRLLLVEITEADLRELNRTTPSDATLHQVIQTLQAHDPRVIGLDMHRDLPQGEGHEALLETLAADNIIAIQKLGNPDTEAIPAPVTVAPDRVGFNDFPVDPDGVVRRNLLFAAADASPDSEVLYSFGLRLALAYLAQAEIFPVQSDRDPTVLELNGTVFHPLQRHFGGYRNIDDAGYQVLLRYRSRDTAVQRLSLRAVLNGQSTDALVRDRIVIIGTTAPSAKDLFYTPFSEASAADHLMAGAVLHAQATSQIVSSALGEQPLPWALPEAVEVVWILLWAAGGSALGATVHRPWLLGLGLLGGGVLLAGVPAFMFTVGGWMPLLPASVAFIGSAIGTTLYRSYLPSPFTVENTSTSASTKVMSSLKTSFREKHKP, encoded by the coding sequence GTGATTTGCCCCCCTGACACTGTGATGATTGGCACCCGACTGTTAGAACGTTATCGATTGCTAAGGCCCCTGGGTGAAGGGGGCTTTGCCAAAACCTATCTGGCAGAAGACTGTCAGCGGGGTAACGAGTATTGCGTCATCAAGCATTTGACCCCGGCACATCGATCGCCTCAGTTTTTAGCCACTGCCCGTCGTCTCTTTGAAGCTGAAGCAGCCGCGCTGCGCCGATTAGGCACCCATGACTGCATTCCCGAGCTGATTGATGCCTTCGAAGCAGAGGGAGAGTTCTACCTGGTTCAGGCCTATATCCATGGAGAGCCCCTGAGTGAGGTTTTTCAGCACCAGCTCCTCAGCGAAGCCCAAATGATTGAGCTGCTAGAAGCCGTGCTGCCAATTCTGGCCTTTATCCACAAGCAGCAGGTTATCCACCGAGATATTAAACCCAGCAATCTGATGCGTCGCCACGATGATGGTCGGCTCATGCTGATTGACTTTGGGGCAGTCAAAGAAATTACAACCCAGGTGAATACGGCCGGGGCTGACCAATTTACGGTGAGTATTGGCACCCAGGGCTATGCCCCCCCGGAACAGCTAGCGGGTCGTCCCCGCTACAGTAGCGATCTCTATGCCTTAGGCATGACCGTAATTCGAGGGCTCACCGGGCGATCGCCCACAGAGCTACCAGAAAACCCAACCACGGGGGAATTGTTGTGGCACCTTGAGGCCCCTGAAACGAGTCCTGAGCTAACGGTCTTTTTACAGCGTCTGACCCATGTCTCAATCTATCAGCGCTATGCCTCTGCTGAGGCGGCCCTCCAAGACCTCCAGCATCTTGACACCCTGACCAGTCTGCCCGACTTTGACTTTCCAGAAACAACCCTGAACCCTGAGCCCCCCCGGCGTCCATGGTTAGGGGCAGTGATTGCCCCCCTCGTGATGGCTGCGATCGTGCTGCTCATTCGGCAGATGGGAGGATGGATGCCCCTAGAATTGCTGATTCATGATAGGTGGGTACAGCACCAACCTCCCCTGGAGCAGGACGATCGCCTGCTGCTGGTGGAGATCACCGAAGCTGACTTAAGGGAACTCAACCGCACTACCCCCAGTGATGCAACCCTGCACCAGGTCATCCAAACCTTACAGGCCCATGATCCCCGCGTGATTGGGCTTGATATGCATCGAGACTTGCCCCAGGGCGAAGGCCATGAGGCCCTGCTAGAAACCCTGGCCGCCGACAATATCATTGCCATCCAAAAGCTGGGCAACCCTGATACCGAGGCAATTCCAGCCCCTGTCACGGTCGCGCCTGATCGCGTCGGGTTTAACGATTTTCCAGTCGATCCCGATGGGGTTGTTCGTCGCAACTTGTTGTTTGCAGCGGCAGACGCCTCCCCCGATAGCGAGGTGCTGTACTCGTTCGGGTTGCGGCTGGCGTTAGCGTACCTGGCGCAAGCGGAGATTTTCCCCGTTCAAAGTGATCGGGATCCGACCGTTCTAGAGCTGAATGGGACAGTCTTTCATCCCTTGCAGCGGCACTTTGGTGGTTATCGCAATATTGATGATGCGGGCTACCAGGTGCTGTTGCGCTATCGTTCCCGAGACACTGCAGTGCAGCGCTTGAGTTTGAGGGCGGTGCTCAACGGCCAATCAACCGATGCACTAGTTCGCGATCGCATCGTGATTATCGGCACCACCGCTCCGTCTGCCAAAGACTTGTTCTATACCCCCTTTAGTGAAGCCTCTGCAGCCGATCATCTGATGGCAGGGGCCGTGCTACACGCCCAAGCAACGAGCCAAATCGTGAGTAGCGCCTTGGGTGAACAGCCATTGCCGTGGGCCTTGCCCGAGGCTGTTGAAGTGGTGTGGATCCTGCTCTGGGCTGCGGGGGGCAGTGCGTTGGGAGCAACCGTGCATCGTCCTTGGTTATTGGGGTTGGGGTTGTTAGGGGGCGGAGTTCTCCTTGCGGGCGTTCCTGCTTTTATGTTTACAGTGGGTGGCTGGATGCCTTTACTGCCTGCGAGTGTGGCTTTCATCGGCTCAGCCATCGGCACGACCCTATATCGCAGCTATTTGCCCTCACCCTTCACCGTGGAGAACACTTCCACCAGTGCCTCGACCAAAGTCATGTCGTCTCTGAAAACGTCCTTCAGAGAAAAGCACAAACCTTAG
- a CDS encoding DUF475 domain-containing protein: MLDRLLDISSNFGIDTLLLLPVLIALEAVLSADNAIALAAIAQGLESEKAQQRALNLGLVVAFALRVLLILTASWVLNFWQFEVAGAAYLLWLVYQHFTSDVDAEHHHHGPRFKGVWQAIPTIAFTDLAFSLDSVTTAIALSQDVWVVLLGGTIGIITLRFMAQLFIRLLGEYEYLEDAGFITVALVGIRLLIRVANPEWVPPEWIMLGLIASIFAWGFSKKTVHVEASAPVPVTGSTPLNPSHSSPVHTDLDSPIETVDELRQPAGVAVPEGEADGTDE; encoded by the coding sequence ATGCTGGATCGATTACTCGACATTTCTTCGAACTTCGGGATAGACACCCTGCTGTTGCTGCCTGTCCTGATTGCCTTGGAGGCTGTGCTCTCAGCTGACAATGCGATCGCCTTGGCTGCGATTGCCCAAGGGCTGGAGTCTGAAAAAGCCCAGCAGCGGGCCCTCAATTTAGGGCTGGTTGTGGCTTTCGCACTGCGCGTACTGCTGATCCTGACGGCCTCTTGGGTGCTGAATTTTTGGCAATTTGAGGTGGCGGGGGCGGCCTATCTGCTGTGGTTGGTTTATCAGCACTTCACCTCCGATGTTGATGCTGAACACCACCATCACGGCCCTCGCTTTAAGGGGGTATGGCAAGCTATCCCCACGATTGCATTTACCGACCTGGCGTTCTCGCTAGATAGTGTGACCACGGCGATCGCCCTGTCTCAAGATGTCTGGGTGGTTCTGCTGGGGGGCACCATCGGCATCATTACCCTGCGGTTTATGGCTCAGCTCTTTATTCGCCTATTGGGGGAATATGAGTATCTAGAAGATGCTGGGTTTATCACCGTTGCCCTGGTGGGGATTCGACTCTTGATTCGAGTGGCTAACCCAGAATGGGTTCCACCAGAATGGATTATGTTGGGGCTCATTGCCTCTATCTTTGCCTGGGGGTTCTCGAAGAAAACCGTTCATGTCGAGGCGAGCGCGCCTGTACCTGTGACCGGGTCTACTCCTCTCAACCCCAGCCATAGCAGCCCTGTTCACACTGACCTAGACAGCCCTATTGAAACCGTGGATGAGCTGCGACAGCCCGCTGGGGTGGCGGTTCCAGAGGGGGAAGCAGACGGGACTGACGAGTAA
- the glgX gene encoding glycogen debranching protein GlgX, which translates to MTLTIKPGNSYPLGATVEAQGVNFCVYSQHATGIDLLLYESAEAPYPARTIHLDPRYHRSFNYWHVFVYGLKAGQIYAYRALGPYQPKKGHRFDPAKVLLDPYGRAVVGQEKYDRQAACHPGENSPHALRNVVVDLQAYDWEGDTPLEIPYSRTVIYEMHVGGFTRHPSSGVAPEARGTFAGIIEKIPYLKSLGVTAVELLPVQQFDERDAPLGLSNYWGYSTAAFFAPHRTYSSRQDAIGPVDEFRDMVKALHKANIQVILDVVFNHTAEGDHRGPTLSFRGLDNRTYYIPDEENPAHYANYSGCGNTVKADHTVVGRFIIDCLRYWVSEMHVDGFRFDLASVMARDKQGRPQDDPPILWAIESDPVLARTKLIAEAWDAAGLYQVGSFIGDRFAEWNGPFRDDVRSFVKGDNDMVGALAARILGSPDLFVDDPNRETNRSINFITCHDGFTLNDVVAYNSKHNEANSEHNRDGSDANFSWNCGVEGPSDDPQIAALRVRQMKNLITILLVSQGTPMLLMGDEVCRTQNGNNNAYCQDNPLSWFNWEALETQQEIWRFTQHIVDLIQNLRLFQQTRWLKVTEHFVNAPHVIWHGVQLYAPDWSSHSHSLAFTLHDPTVEEEIHVMLNAYWKPLTFELPQPHPHSHWYRIINTARSSPKDVVDGTTEPVVGNTYEVADRSCVVLMAL; encoded by the coding sequence ATGACGCTGACGATCAAACCCGGCAACAGTTACCCCCTCGGCGCAACTGTTGAAGCTCAAGGAGTCAATTTTTGCGTGTATTCTCAGCATGCAACTGGCATTGACCTCCTCCTTTATGAGTCTGCTGAGGCTCCGTATCCAGCCCGTACGATCCACTTAGATCCCCGCTACCATCGGTCTTTTAACTATTGGCACGTTTTTGTTTACGGGCTCAAGGCCGGGCAGATCTACGCCTATCGGGCGCTAGGGCCATACCAGCCCAAAAAAGGGCATCGGTTTGATCCGGCCAAGGTGCTGCTTGACCCCTATGGACGAGCGGTTGTGGGGCAAGAAAAGTACGATCGCCAGGCCGCCTGCCATCCTGGCGAGAACTCTCCCCATGCCCTGCGCAACGTTGTGGTTGATCTGCAGGCCTACGACTGGGAGGGCGATACCCCCCTCGAAATTCCCTATTCCAGAACCGTCATTTACGAAATGCACGTCGGTGGGTTTACTCGACACCCGAGTTCCGGCGTCGCCCCAGAAGCTCGAGGCACCTTTGCAGGCATCATCGAGAAAATTCCCTATCTCAAGTCTTTGGGGGTTACGGCGGTAGAACTGCTGCCCGTGCAACAGTTTGATGAGCGCGATGCCCCACTGGGGCTGAGTAACTATTGGGGCTATAGCACTGCCGCTTTCTTTGCCCCCCACCGAACCTACAGTTCTCGTCAGGATGCCATTGGGCCGGTGGATGAATTTCGCGACATGGTCAAAGCCCTGCACAAAGCCAACATCCAGGTCATTTTGGACGTGGTTTTTAATCACACCGCCGAGGGCGATCATCGCGGCCCGACCCTATCTTTTCGAGGGTTAGACAACCGGACTTACTACATCCCAGACGAAGAAAACCCGGCTCACTATGCCAACTACAGCGGCTGTGGCAATACAGTCAAGGCAGATCACACCGTCGTCGGTCGTTTCATTATTGACTGCTTGCGTTATTGGGTCTCTGAAATGCATGTCGATGGCTTTCGCTTTGATCTGGCCTCGGTGATGGCGCGAGATAAGCAAGGTCGCCCCCAAGACGATCCGCCGATTCTGTGGGCCATTGAGTCAGACCCGGTACTGGCTCGCACTAAGCTAATTGCAGAAGCGTGGGATGCAGCCGGACTCTATCAGGTCGGGTCGTTTATTGGCGATCGCTTTGCAGAATGGAATGGCCCCTTTCGGGACGATGTTCGCAGCTTCGTCAAAGGGGACAACGACATGGTCGGCGCTTTAGCAGCCCGCATTCTTGGCAGTCCCGATCTCTTTGTCGATGATCCCAATCGGGAAACCAACCGCAGCATTAATTTCATCACCTGCCACGATGGCTTCACCCTCAACGATGTGGTGGCTTACAACAGCAAGCACAATGAGGCCAATAGCGAGCACAACCGAGACGGCAGCGACGCCAATTTTAGCTGGAACTGCGGGGTCGAAGGCCCCAGCGATGATCCCCAAATTGCCGCCCTACGGGTGCGGCAGATGAAGAACCTGATCACGATTTTGCTCGTCTCCCAGGGCACACCGATGCTGCTGATGGGCGACGAAGTCTGCCGAACTCAGAACGGCAACAACAACGCTTACTGTCAAGACAACCCGTTGAGTTGGTTTAACTGGGAAGCTCTGGAAACTCAACAGGAAATCTGGCGCTTTACTCAGCACATCGTAGATTTGATTCAAAATTTACGGCTTTTCCAGCAGACCCGATGGTTAAAAGTGACCGAACACTTTGTCAATGCCCCCCACGTTATCTGGCATGGGGTGCAGCTCTATGCCCCTGACTGGTCGTCTCATTCCCACAGCCTAGCCTTTACACTGCACGATCCAACGGTGGAAGAGGAAATACACGTGATGTTAAATGCCTACTGGAAACCGCTTACCTTTGAGCTGCCTCAACCCCACCCCCACAGCCACTGGTATCGCATTATTAACACTGCCCGATCCTCTCCGAAGGATGTGGTAGATGGCACAACCGAACCTGTGGTGGGGAACACCTATGAGGTGGCGGATCGATCGTGTGTTGTGTTGATGGCACTGTAG